A window of Ictidomys tridecemlineatus isolate mIctTri1 chromosome 15, mIctTri1.hap1, whole genome shotgun sequence contains these coding sequences:
- the LOC144371042 gene encoding aurora kinase C-like → MCGTLDYLPPEIVEGRTYDEKVDLWCVGVLCYELLVGRPPFESPSQSETQRRILKVDVTFPPSMPEGAQDLVSKLLRYEPSERLPLAQVLEHPWVKAHSRRVLPPGAQKAS, encoded by the exons ATGTGTGGGACTCTGGACTACTTGcccccagaaatagtggaaggcAGGACCTACGATGAGAAGGTGGACCTGTGGTGCGTCGGGGTGCTCTGCTACGAGCTGCTGGTGGGACGGCCACCCTTTGAGAGCCCCTCTCAGAGCGAGACCCAGAGGCGCATCCTCAAG GTGGATGTGACCTTTCCCCCCTCAATGCCCGAGGGGGCCCAGGACTTGGTCTCCAAGCTTCTGAGATATGAGCCCTCAGAGCGGCTTCCCCTGGCTCAGGTcctggagcacccctgggtgAAGGCTCACTCCCGGAGGGTGTTGCCTCCCGGTGCTCAGAAGGCTTCCTGA
- the LOC144371091 gene encoding aurora kinase C-like, whose amino-acid sequence MGMGRQLRSAQEGPGSPSSVSSSTRRRRSSQAPRGPAELGILSSCPLRKRFTIKDFEIGRPLGKGRFGNVYLARLKKNHFIVALKVLFKSQIEKAGLEHQLRREIEIQAHLRHPNILRLYNYFYDSTRIYLILEFAPKGELYNLLQRSGPLDEQHTATIMEEVADALTYCHNNKVIHRDIKPYCGPTGTFIFSSFLMCDFSNKISCKYLITYEPLPHTSSSMLFYKNRLESIHWVLNVPSLYFLILRIFL is encoded by the exons ATGGGTATGGGACGCCAGCTCCGAAGCGCTCAGGAGGGCCCTGGCTCGCCCTCATCTGTATCATCCTCCACCCGGAGGCGGCGGTCCTCTCAGGCACCGCGTGGACCCGCAG AACTGGGGATCCTTTCTTCCTGTCCACTTAGGAAGCGCTTCACAATCAAAGACTTTGAAATCGGGCGTCCTCTGGGCAAGGGCAGATTTGGGAACGTCTACCTGGCTCGACTGAAGAAGAACCATTTCATCGTGGCCCTGAAGGTCCTCTTCAAGTCCCAGATCGAGAAGGCGGGACTGGAGCACCAGCTGCGCAGGGAGATCGAGATCCAGGCGCACCTAAG ACACCCGAACATCCTACGCCTCTACAACTATTTCTATGACTCTACCCGGATATACCTGATTCTGGAGTTTGCTCCCAAGGGAGAGCTCTACAACTTGCTGCAGAGAAGCGGCCCCTTGGATGAGCAGCACACAGCCACG ATAATGGAGGAGGTGGCAGATGCCCTGACATACTGCCACAACAATAAGGTGATTCACAGGGACATTAAGCCTTATTGTGGCCCAACTggaacttttattttctcatcttttttaatGTGTGACTTTAGCAATAAGATTTCATGTAAATACCTAATAACTTATGAACCATTGCCCCATACTTCCAGCAGTATGTTGTTCTATAAGAATAGATTAGAATCCATTCACTGGGTCCTTAATGTACCTTCACTCTATTTCTTGATACTgagaatatttttgtga